The Silene latifolia isolate original U9 population chromosome X, ASM4854445v1, whole genome shotgun sequence genome contains the following window.
CAACAAACTCCTTTTCAGTTTTAAAGAACGGACTCTGTCCTTCCCATTTCTCAATGAAGCGGTACGTCAAAGTTCCAAGAAAAAAAAACATGAGCGCATTCGTCAAAAGGGTGCACGAAAGTCCAAATCAAAGGCCCCAACTAAGGTTTTCCTGGACATAGCTTAAGACTCAATGCCTAGCAAACCACCAGTCCACACCCAAACAGACCACCAATTAAAGAAAGAGCTTTTGGCGCTGCTCTCCACAGGACCTGAAAGCACAAGGACCAGTCAGCGCATCAGTTTAAGATTAATCGGATTATACTGAACAAAGAACCAATAATAGTACTAAAGAAGGGGAAATCAACAAACCCTAGTTTTTAAAGTTCGCCTAATTCAACTACAACAATATAATTAACAATTAATCGGATCAAATAAAAGTAAACtgaacaaaaacaacaatgaaaacaAAGAACCAATAGTACTAAAGAAGGGGAAAtcaacaaaccctaatttttaaaGATCGCCTAATTCAACTACAACAatataattaacaattaattggaTCAAATAAaattaaactgaacaaaaacaacaatgaaaacaAAGAACCAATGGTACTAAAGAAGGGGAAAtcaacaaaccctaatttttaaaGATCGTCTAATTCAACTACAACAATATAATTAACAATTAATCGTATCAAATAAaattaaactgaacaaaaacaaTGAAAACAATCAACAACGAAAAACATCATAGAGGATGGATGATAACTACCTATATGGATGCGCAGCAACTGTGATGAAGAAAGAAGTCGGCATCGTCCATCATCATCGCAGTGTGATATTTGAGAGGAACTGAGTGTGTGAGAGTGAGTAGTGAGAACTGAGAAGTGAGGGTGAAACGGGAATGAGTTGAGTAGAGCGTTAGAATTTAGAAAGAATGGGAAAGTTGTGGCTGTGTGCTAATGAAAAATTGAGGATTGAGATTGAAAGGGTAGATCCAACGGTGGAGGGGAGGACTTGGATGGTACTATTCATAGCTACAGTACCACCAAGTCCTCTTTTTTTAAAGGGTAGGGATTGTTGATTATTTTAGATTGGATGGAAATTTAAGGTTTTACTGTACTAGATTAAGTGCACGTACATTTCATATAATTAAAACATCACGAATTTGCCttatagacgggagatatccgTTTATAgttatcacaaattcttgtttgtgacggcacatatccgtcactcttgagtgacggataccattttacctcacaaagtacccactttttctctctctgcaacactattcatgtgctcccctttctccactaacccattttgttaccattttaactcacaaaatatccggcacaaatgataacccgtcacaagggagaccaattgtataGTTATATACGAGCTAAATATTCACTAATTCACCTACTCTAAACACAAGACAAGCAATAAATTGTATGGTGAGCCCCAAAAATATCATTACTTTAAGGATATTTGACCTGTCTTTCACTTAATacggatatatccgtttatagtgagactaattgttAAAACATTGGTGGCTTTAAGACGAAAGTAGTATCCGTCTAAAACTTAAGACGAGTCAGATAATAATTCACTTGTATAGATATGAGAAATATCTTATTATTCCCTATGTATTTTACTTTTGTCTTGTTAAATATATTTGATCTGTTTTGATCTTATGAGGAATATATCCGTTTTAAGAGAGATTAGTTGTTATCATTAcaattaggccctgttcttttggacttaatttcgattctaatcgattcgattgattgattcgactccattgattgattcgattgattggctcaattgattcgattcgattgattggaTCGATTcgatttgattgattgattcatttcaacattactattattattcttattgatattcttattattatttttatattaatgtatttactattgttattattattattattattattattattattattatatttatatttattatattactattatatttattaataattaattcgtattgtttatattatttttttatatttaatacatttattattattattattatatttattattttattaatatatttattaatattaatattattcataacatatttattattattattattattattattatatttaatattattatattaataagttattatttaatatttattattttattaatatactcattattaatattattaatcacatatttattattattatatttaatattattatgttaataagttattatattaatatactcattatttattattattatatttaatattattatgttaataagttattattatattatttgttttttattaattattattaatatattatattattattaataatgttatcatttatattactaatatattattattattattactttatttattattatattaatattttattttttatatatcttattagattatattaatatattattattattaatcaataatattataataatatttaataataataataataataataataataataataataataatataatctttttattattatttgattcgattggatcgattcgattgattcaattcaattgattgattgattcggctccattaagttgattgattgattcggctccattaagttcagacaatttcagtccaaaagaacagggccttagtctcACTGTGGACGGATATATTCGTCTAAAGTAAAAGGCGAGTCAAAAATGCTTAAAGCAGTGACATTTTTTAGCTCCACCATGCAACTTGTTGCTCATCTTATACTTCAAATTGGTGAATATTTAGTCCGTTTATAACTATAGACGAATATCTCTCATCTATAATCAGAAtttatattatcattattattatattatactaCAACATTTATTTTTTATTGATATAGTCATTTATGTGAGTATGGTGAAGTGAAAATCTATTTTACTTCTCAATATCTAATGGTACGGAGTACGGACTAGGAAGTACTCCATTCTATTCTACGTAAATGTCTCATTGTGAATATGGCATAAGAATTAAGAAAGcgagtttagaccacacaaaacggacaatgagacagttatgtgaatagacggaaatagaACTGAATTTAGACCACACAACACTTACTAAAAATGGTCAATGGGAcaatattgtgaatagacggaaatggacaatgagactattatttagaataggagggagtaacttATTTGTCACGGTAACCATTCAACTTCACTTTGAATGTCTCTTTTTTGCCCACTATTAACAAGCCGACATTTAACTTTAATTTTatctcgatacataagttaaaatatattaatgtggatcttatttgattcgtctttaagagtatattaaaaatatcttttataatttttacaaatacGTATCTAACGATATTTACTGCGTAAAAATCGCGTTGgtaaacatgtaaagtggagttgaatggagggagtatttatctTGCACAACAATAAAGGAAAATATGTTTGTAATGTACCCATTAAGACGACTATTTTTATTTAAAATGTACTATATCggtataaaaccgtcttacaaaAGAGTAAGTAACCACTGCTACTAGTCTACTACCAAGTACCAATCCTACCATAACACTTCCTCCCTTCAAAACACACACTCTCATTTCCTCCCCAAAAATCCCCAAAATCAATTCCAATTCAACCTCAAAACCCTAATCCCCAAATTAACCCCAATGGCGTCAATCCAACTCCTCCGTCTCTCCCACCGTCCAACCACCGCAATCACCACCATCAACCACCGTCACAAAACCCTAATTCCATCAACCCTAACCCTACCCCACCCACTAAAACCTCAATTCTCCCCCAAATTCCTCACAATTCATCAATCCAATCacaaaaccctaaccctaaaaaaaaccctaatttccgcCTCATCAACCACCACACCAGCAATCGATCGATTAATCTCAGCCGTCGGATACTTCCTCCCTTTCATCAACGGTCTACAATACGGTCGATTCCTCTTCGCGCAATACCCGCCTCTCTCTGTCCTCTTCCAGCCATTTATTCCGATCTTCTCTCTCCTCAAAACGGTGCCGTATGCAAGTTTTGTTGCGTTTTTTGCGCTTTATTTGGGTGTGGTTCGGAATCCCAATTTAAGCCGGTATGTCCGGTTCAATGCAATGCAGGCGCTTGTGTTGGATGTGCTTCTCGTGCTGCCTTTGTTGTTGCAAAGGATATTTACGCCGGGTCGAGCCGGAGTCGGGTTTAAGATTATGGTTATGGGACATAATGCTTTGTTTGTGTTTTTGGTGTTTTGTTTTGTGTATAGTTTTGTGTCTTCTCTTCTTGGTAGGACGCCTTACTTGCCCTTTGTCGCGGATGCGGCTGGTCGACAGCTTTGATGCAGGCGAGCGATAGCCTAGTGGTTGAGACGGAGATACAAGACTTTTTTTATTATGTCGTGTAGTTGTATTGGCCTTCTTGATAATTGTCGTTGCAAAGGAAGAAATTTTTGTATTATGAGGCTAAATTGTCGTTGCAAAGGAAGAAATTAAGACTCGTTTTGTGATCGATTTTGTATTATGAGGCTAAATTGTCGTTGCTAAGGAAGAAATTAAGACTCGTTTTGTGATCGATTTTTGTATTATGATGTAATGTTAGTTCATTATTTAGATTTCCATCAAATTGTTTAGATGAGCTGGGTCTGAAAGGCGGTGGCTTCAACTCGCCTCAGTCCTCACTCATCCGAAAGGATGAAATAGGTTGGTCATACTCGAGAcgatcaatctagttttcttaTCAAATTGTTTAGATGCAAGTTGAGTATTTCACTTGGATGTTTTCCGGACAACTCCAACTGCAACTCGAGCAAACAATTCCGCTAGACGAGGCTCTGTAAATGTTGCAAATTGAGATCACTAGTGGATGCGAAAATGCATTTGATGTATTCAAGTAGATTCATGGTTTTCTTTTAGTAGCTCATGTTTCACCTCAATTAACATATTGTTGATGACGGATTGAGAAATTGAACTCACATGAAAGATTGAAAGGATGTGCAATAACGTGTGATTGATAAAATcatttcaactaaactaaatgatCTACAGGtaaaattgaaatgaaaattatCGCTAAAATGTACCAGTATAAAACAAATTTAGGTACACGATAGTTTTTTTATGTGGAAGGAGGCCAGTACGATACAAATAGAGGAGGATGCGAACCAACTATTTATAGTGACTTAGCCTTTCCTCTTTACTCCGTCGTCACTTTTGTCGTGTCAAAACAGACTGAGAATTGTATCTATCAATCTATGTAAATATGTAATGCTTTGAACACAAATCATAAGTAAATTACGTGAGTGCTTCGCTGCCCATTACTACAGATTCTgcaaagcttttttttttttttttttgtcagagtGAAAAAGATTGCTTTCTTAGGCTATAGACATAGCTATAGCATGAGCAATCCTAATAAGATTACATTCAACAGTTCCTAAGAGAAAAGCAAACCATAAATCTAATAAAACTAAAACCGTCTCATGACAAAAGAGACGACTAGTGACAAGCTGGTAAGATGATGTAGAAAGGCCATGAGCCGCTTCGTCACTAGTGACAAGCTGACAAAAGAGATTCTGCAAAGctttagggtccgtttggatacaattttaggagggaaagggaggggagggggagtgaggggaggtgaagggaggggagagaaggggagggcaaatggaatgtgggtgtttggataataaaaattatgaagggaaatggaaggggaggaaggagggagatgaagaatggatggaggattgaaggatggtggtggtataattagagtccaaataatgttttctttccaaatcttgccacccttggaaagattataatttgttctataggagggaaaataagtcctctcatttctctccccttccatttcctttctcccatattttttatccaaacaaaggaaattaaatccccccctttccctcccctccccttctctccaattccttcaatccaaacggacccttaagACTTGAAGCATGGCGTTTTTAATCATACAGATCATGGAAACCGATTATACAATAAAAACTCGAGTAATAGACAGGTGAATGTTTCACTTTCCAATTAACTCCCTAGTTTTCTAGGTCACCTGATACTTGTCCACAACAACAAGAACTTAGTCTAATACGATTAACAGTCGGCTACGATGATAGATCCACAACACAATGCTTAGAGGTTCTCTTGCCTCACTAAGGGAAGGGGGCTGGGATGACATGAAACCTGATCACGCGCCACTCCTAGGCTAGATAAGTAGAGTACACATCTAGTAGCGATCACGATCATAGCGCCTGCAAGGACAATAAAAATAGGTTACACGGATGTCATTAACCAAACAAGAGACGATGCTTTTTAACATAGATATTATAACATTAACACCATGCTTCAAAATTCCAATGAGATCATAGACTCGTTACTTCCTTTTATTATGAAGTAACACTCAATTGATGTAGTTATTGACGCTAGCTATTTTCACCTTGGGTTACTCGGAAACAGCCTTTTTATGTTGCTAGCACATGGATAACTGTGTACATCAGACCCCCTTTACCCCACAATTTGCAAGAACCGTTGAGACATTGGGGTATTGTTGTTATAACATCATGCCTCAAGAGCTCTCAAAAATGGTTGTCTAAAGGGGGACGAATCCTGGAGTTTTAACCCTGTCGAGAATGTGATGGAAGAGCGAAACTAAACAACCTAACGAGCTACATTTCTTACTACTAGTAAGACCATAGCATTGCAATcgtgcataatcatccttggcaATAACGAATGCATCAAAAATAATGTGTATGGATGTTAGCATGACCAAGTGTACAATAACCTAGTGATATCAATCTCCAAACAGATGAAAAGTCAACAAAATAAAAGAGACCAATAATACCTGTTACGATCATAATCACGGACATAGTCCCTAGAGCGTTCCTTGGAACGAGACCGAGATCGGCGCCGACTTCTGGCATCATAACTACGAGAACGTTCTCTATCTCCACGGTCATAACCACGATCTCTGTCACCATGCCTATCGCGATCTCTGCTTCTGCGATCACCTCTGTCCCTGTCCCTGCTGGATGCTCGTTCACGGTCATGGCTGCGTTCTCTGGACCTGCAAGATAAGTTAATAAATAAGTTCAAATTAAAGTGTGTAGAATCAGTAAATAGAAAGTGAAAGTCTGGAGGGCAATGATTGGAACAAGAAGCCAAACTATAAAATAAGAAAGGATGGAAGCAAAATGAAAGCAAGCCAGCAACTTTACCTTCTATCATCTTCAATCAGCTTGCATTTCTTGTTCTTCTCTTCCTGAAAAAAAATCATTCACATAATAACCCAATTTACCAGCCTTGACCTAGCTAGTTTTTGCTGGCTAGTAGAGTATATAATCATCGTGTATACCTTTTTATGTCTATGATAAACAACTAAATATAAACTTACAATTGGTGCTTCAACGAATTAGTACATTCCCAAAAAAGCTGGCACGGAACCCAAATGTCAATATTTGAGATCCAACAAACACGCACATAAGTCACTTTAAAAAGAGGACAAGGGGAGGAAAGGTGATTGATCTAACCAACACAAATCACAAAAGCAAATGGATAAGGGAAGGACGAGGGAACATACAGTGGATTCATCTACGCACACTTACCATGACAAATGAAAATCACTATGCTCAAAAAGGGGCAGTCACAAAGGACAGGAACTAGACACCCATAGTCACTGCAACACGACACATTTTAGTTTAATACAACCTCGTAATGACCATGTTTATTTTTAACCAAATAGTACAGTGTAGAGATTATCTGTTTAAACCTTCAAACTTGTGGAACAATAATGTTCAGGTATTTTTCACTGAATATGTTGTGCAATTTTTCAGCACTTATTGGTTATTGGCACTTTTTATGTTTCAACTGACTGGAAATAAGGTGAAGTTCCGAAGAACTTCCAATCACGTCGGTGGAGTTATATGTTGATCATGTAACATTGACTAACTTATAAGCTCATGGCACTGGATAAACATTTGCATAAACCAACTTCAAGAATTATGATACCCAAAGAAACAAAATGACTAAAATACAGAACAAGAGGTGGAATGCCATTCGACATATGATGTAAAGATTCTTCAGTAAGAAGAAACCAAAAGGATTAGAATCAATGGATCAGAAACAAAAATTAATGATCATGTGGATATGACTTCAGATAATAGAGTAGCTTCATAGTGTTACGAGTGGTTGTTAGTGGCTGTTGCAGAACATTCCACATGATCATCAATCAAACTAATGACCTATAAAAAATCATTGCCGACCCCTCACCAATAATTCAGAGACCTTGTAATGTGGTTGacaattaaaaagaaaaagaggagagaAGTAGAGAACTGCAAAGAGGAGAAGTTACTGAGGCCTTTACCACTATCGGTCCCTCTGCACAATTAATCAATACAGAGAAGCTAATACTAAAGATATCGATGCAACTACAAAAGAAGGAGATTATAAAAAGTTGGTTCTCATTATACCTGAAGCTCAGCCAGCTTCTCACGAATTTGCATGTAACCCAGATGAAGCTTACCCCCAAAATGATCTGCTAAACGACGATCACTGAAAACAAAAATGAGATATCAAGCTATAAGTTCAGTTATACATCATTCATAACAATCATACAAGGTGAGTAATCTATAATGTTCTCCTTCAATTATCTAGCTAACAACAGGAACAGCATGATCTACAAGCATAGAATAAAAGACGCACATTCTTTAGCTTCAAAAGTTATCCTCGTAAAACTGGGGCCAAATGCCTGCTGGTGACAAGGAGGCATAATCGCCAGGTCAAAAGCTGAAGTACTCAAATCCCAAACTACACTCTGTCACCGCACTGACGTGGGGAAGCCAATATAAGAGAACAAGAATAATTAAATCACACATTATACCTGTCATAAACACTCAAGAATGCTCCACATATATCACAGACACGGAGCTTCTGATCGGTCTGCACAAACCAGAAAATGATGATAAGGAAATAATGAATACATGTGCAGTCAGAAACCAATATTACATTACATCTGTGGTGATATAATTGAGGACCTTCACAATTGATTAATCGGTCATTTCAGTTTCACTTAAAAGTAACAACATGCCACACTCTGGAGAATAATATTAGGAAGTGGTAAACAAATCCAGTGATTCAAATTTTAGCAGGATTGACTATACAAAGCACATACACATCAGCTCATCAAAATCCCATCCATAATTTAAGACTTTTTAACACTAGGAAGTTTATATCAAGCATCTGAAGTCATACAAGTTACTGTCCCAATCTAAAAGTCAGATTGATTGCTAAGAATGCAAACACTTTGGTTAAGAAATAAGATACACAAAAACCCAATATGGTTGAATTAATGGCTTATTTTAGTATTTCTACTTTCACACgcatgtttatgtattttttacTACTTCGATTTAGTAGTTTTAtaatatgtttttttttcttaAGCATGATTGTTAGATAACTAACATTAAACCTAATTTGGCCTATAGGGCACCTTTATTTTCATTGAGACTTGTAAGTACAAAAATAAGTTCCAAGTTACTTCCTTATATATACCACTTTTTCAAAGTTACTCCCCTTTATGAttctttttattttcaaaattacTACACAAAATTTGATATCAATATCCATCTCAGGCGAGTAATAGTTGAATATTCAGGCCATTTTAAATTTTTCCTCCCAAAATGTGTTTTCTCTTACCAAAATGCCCTTTTGCATATATTTCTTATATTCAATCTTCATCTTCTTTTTTCTTATTTGCTTATTCAATCAAGCTCTCTCTATCTACTTCTCTTTTTCACAAGCAAATTGATTTCCTATTTCTGTCTATTGCCATCAAGCATCTAAAAACATATAATAGAGGTCTATTTGTTAGTGTTTTCAAATCGTCAGCGGTACACCAAATTCATCTCCTTTGTTAACCACAGAAGATTAGGGTttagtaaaagagtgtttttgtgtttattgtttaaAAGGATAAATTAAAAGAgcaactaacctaattaaagttGCAACTGGCGATTTCAAAATGACGACTGAAATTGAGAAGATAAGCTTCAAGACGGTGAAAGATCAACCCAAATTTTCAAAAGGGAAAAGAAGGGGTTTGGTATTAGGTAGAAGTAAAAATGAGGGATAAGTTAAGAGTACTATTTGGTAAAAGGGGGGTTCTTAACTGAAGGGCAAAACGATCCATTTAAAAAAAATCACCTGAAAAGGATGAtgttataaaatttaaatttttgatATGTTAAAGGTagtaattttgaaaaaaaaaatatagaagaGAGTAATTTTGAAAAAAAAGGTATATAAAAGGGAGTATTCAATAATTTATCCTAAATATAACTAAAATAAATGTTAATCTGCTAACTTAATACGGAGTacatttcttttgttctttttacgAGCTAATATGAAATGGTTAAATGTAATTTtcttcaattggtctcccttgtgacgggttaccatttgtggcggatattttgtgagttaaaatggtaacaaaatgggttagtggagaaaggggaccacatgaatagtgttgcagagagagaaaaagtgggtactttgtgaggtaaaatggtatccgtcactcaagagtgacggatatgtgccgtcacaaacaagaatttgtgaatttTCTTACTTACTATTGGaatattataatttatttaaatttagATTTATAACGGCAAAATTAGTTTGATATTCACATATTTTTGTGTCAAACGAGCtattaaaaaaaatacacaatataaggagaatgaagacttgactTCAACTTTGTCTACAATATAAATTATTTCCGTGTcaattattagtttacttttttTTGTTCTTTGTAAGGAATATTctaatcaaaagtaaacaaataagtGGGACGGAGGGAGAAAATTTTAAATACTAGATTCTAAGGGCTTTCAAACTAGTATCATCCAATATTTAAGACTTTTTAACACTAGAAAGTTTATATCAAGCATCTTAAATCATTTAGACTATTATCCCCAATCAGACACGGAATGATTGCTAACGCCTTTTTGGATGAGAAGATACCCatctcaaattttttttttaaaagaactAAGCATTGAATCATTAAGAATTTGACAAAATTGAGCCTCCTATCCCACTACTGAGACCTGGAATTGTGTCAGGACTCGGGAACACATTTCACCGCAAGGAAGTCCGTGTTCTAAACTCGCTCAATGCCTAACCACAAAGGCGGGACAGAGAAAGCAAAAAAGACAGAATGAGAGACTCACGATGCGAACATCTGCAGCAGTATATTTTGCAGAATCCCCAACAGGCTCTGGTCTTGGTGCAAGCTGGAAACCATATCAATATAGTTAGAGGAGGGAAGCTGACATGCACAAAACAGGTCATAAAAGAGCTCGAACAATCAAACAGGATAGCAATCATACACCAACCTTCTTCAAAGCTTCAGCTTCCTCCATGACTTTCTGCGCTTCATCAACCATTCCTTGCTCACCTAAAAAAATGGCAACTGTTCAGAATGTGCTACAGAACATAACGCTGCTTACAACAAGAATCTCTACCAGGCGGCAAAACACAATTGCCACATTATCCAAGGGGTATACAGACAAGCTAATAGAAAATATAAATCCCTCCATTTACATGTTACTGATGTCAGTGATCACAATGAGATCGCCATACTTAATCTCAATTCTATGCAGTATAAGGCAATAATGCAACACTTGCCATGTCAAGAACGGTGTCTAGAACACCCACCTCAGAAATAAACAAAACGTGATGCAGGCAAAAGAGAGAACCCAGCTTAGACGGACTACCATAAAAGAGTCTAAAAAATGTCTTTACATGACTTACAAGTTACAACAACTACACACAGCACACCAGTGTATCAAGACATGCATACCAGTAAGGGAAAAATAATAATTTTCCGCGTACAACAAGCCCCACAAGTAAAACATTCACTCTTTAATAAAAAGAAGTATAATAGGATAATAAAAAGATAAATATACCAAGATCCTCAGCCTTCTTCAGCTTCTCATTTATCAGTTCCTGGGTACGGGCATCAGGAACAACCACCGGAAGAGACGCCAATGGAGGAGCATTAGGAAGTGGCTGCGGCAGAGAGGCTCTATCTTTGTTGAAAGCATCTAAAAGAAGTATAGACTGCAACAAAAGAGTAAAAGACAATattcaacaaataaagctaaacaAAGACATAACATACCACATTAATGCCTCCTTAACATTTCTTGctcatgataaaaaaaaataacaagacaTTACACACCTGTTTATCAGCTCTTTTAGTTCTCAACTCATCAATTTCTTCCAGGAGTCGAATTTTATGATCAGTCTTGCCTTCAAGATCTGAAAGCACGCGAGAAAAGATGTCATCATACAATGCTAGGACACCTCACTTGCATTAGAAATAGAAATACCACTAATTCAGGAAATAAAATTCATGAGTGGATAGAAAAACGCGCATGAAAACATGGAAGCAAAAGGGTACCAGATTCATAAATAAAAAGGAATAACAGTTAATTAGAAGAGAATTAGGAAACAGAATACATGTACGGCATGCAAGATGCAGCTTGAAGTACAATATTACTTTGAAAAGGCGACAAACTTACCAAACTGATCAACTTGGTGCAACTTTTCTTTGATCTGCTTCGACAACTCTGCCATTTCTTCTGTCTGTAGCTCAGATAATAAATGAgaaaagaggtatgaacggaGACAATCATAACAGGAAATAAAAAAACTATCCACTAAAGTAAAAACGTCCAACAATACCTGTGTCACCTCAGTCACAGAAATCGCAATAGCCGCTTTAGCATCCTCATCAGCAAGACGCTTAAGAGCTCTAGTAATCTTTCTGTCGCACTCGACAATGAGTCTATCTATAACATCTTCCAATTCCCGGTCATAATTATCGACACCTTTAGCCTTAGCCTCTTCATATCTAAAAAGAGTCAAGTATCGAATACATGTACCACGCTCTATTTCACGCTTAGTTCTAAAAGATAAGAGGTGCACCGAGGCAAAGAAGGCATGTAGAACGGAGGCGcaaggcaaaagatgaaagctcAGGCCTCATGCACACTTGGAGCATTGTTATTGAAAACAAACTTTTACTTTTCCTGATAATAAATTTATTAACAATATCCCTTTTCAAAACTAAAGAAGGATCAGAAGCGAAGAAATAGGGGATTAGGTATAACGGGGCAAAGGAGAAAGACACAAAAAAAATGCAATCCACACAATGGTGCACCTCAACAGCTCCGCCTTGCAGGCGCACATAAGGCACCTCATACTCTCATAGCAATTTTGGCTGGTGTCTAAACAAGACTCGCGCTCAGGCTCACCCTATAAGGCTTTCTCAAACAACAAGTCGAGCAAAAAAAGGATACTCTTTCCTGAGCTGCAGCGAGTGCACCTTCGGACACGGCCCCATATCCATTTTCTGACAAAACAAAGGTACATGTTATAATCACATCACATCTAAAATAGAAACTCCCTAAGTCCCaaccatttgtttacctttgattaaaataccctcaCAAATAATAAAATAGTAGACACATGATTTGGACAAGAGAGTAAACAATTCAACAGAAAGGAGTGAAATTTGTCGATTTGAAGCTTCAAACAGCTTTCAGGACCACCAGTTGATCACAAACCGGAACGATATCAAT
Protein-coding sequences here:
- the LOC141619234 gene encoding uncharacterized protein LOC141619234 isoform X2, coding for MDSLRKQLDVLMGANRNGDVREVNRKYFDRDVCRLFLSGLCPHELFQLTKMDMGPCPKVHSLQLRKEYEEAKAKGVDNYDRELEDVIDRLIVECDRKITRALKRLADEDAKAAIAISVTEVTQTEEMAELSKQIKEKLHQVDQFDLEGKTDHKIRLLEEIDELRTKRADKQSILLLDAFNKDRASLPQPLPNAPPLASLPVVVPDARTQELINEKLKKAEDLGEQGMVDEAQKVMEEAEALKKLAPRPEPVGDSAKYTAADVRITDQKLRVCDICGAFLSVYDSDRRLADHFGGKLHLGYMQIREKLAELQ
- the LOC141619244 gene encoding protein TIC 20-II, chloroplastic, translated to MASIQLLRLSHRPTTAITTINHRHKTLIPSTLTLPHPLKPQFSPKFLTIHQSNHKTLTLKKTLISASSTTTPAIDRLISAVGYFLPFINGLQYGRFLFAQYPPLSVLFQPFIPIFSLLKTVPYASFVAFFALYLGVVRNPNLSRYVRFNAMQALVLDVLLVLPLLLQRIFTPGRAGVGFKIMVMGHNALFVFLVFCFVYSFVSSLLGRTPYLPFVADAAGRQL
- the LOC141619234 gene encoding U1 snRNP-associated protein usp106-like isoform X1, giving the protein MDSLRKQLDVLMGANRNGDVREVNRKYFDRDVCRLFLSGLCPHELFQLTKMDMGPCPKVHSLQLRKEYEEAKAKGVDNYDRELEDVIDRLIVECDRKITRALKRLADEDAKAAIAISVTEVTQTEEMAELSKQIKEKLHQVDQFDLEGKTDHKIRLLEEIDELRTKRADKQSILLLDAFNKDRASLPQPLPNAPPLASLPVVVPDARTQELINEKLKKAEDLGEQGMVDEAQKVMEEAEALKKLAPRPEPVGDSAKYTAADVRITDQKLRVCDICGAFLSVYDSDRRLADHFGGKLHLGYMQIREKLAELQEEKNKKCKLIEDDRRSRERSHDRERASSRDRDRGDRRSRDRDRHGDRDRGYDRGDRERSRSYDARSRRRSRSRSKERSRDYVRDYDRNRRYDRDRY